The proteins below come from a single Roseiflexus sp. RS-1 genomic window:
- a CDS encoding extracellular solute-binding protein: protein MDRLPGPLVARLMTLIISVTLIAACGGQPAATPPTAAPAEPTAAPTTAPTEPTAAPTAPTAAPTEPAAMPKGEVVVYTTRAEALFKPVIEAFNAAYPDIKVTVLNGSNSELAARILEERANPKADVLINSDILTMENLAAEGVFAPNNSPAVMAVPADYRADDGSWVALTLRARVIMYNTDLVSPEELPKKMVDLADPKWKDVIGSANSTNGAMMAQLVIMRNQLGEPATEAFIQGLLENNAQFFGGHTDVRKAVGAGELKLGLVNHYYYHLSKAEGAPVGVIYPDQEDGGLGLMVNSTNAGIIKGGPNPEMARIFVDFMLSPAGQKIYAERNYEYPIVPGVPLAEGVAPLDSFRLNPFPLKTLRDELEPTRALVQKVGMP from the coding sequence CGCGACTCCGCCAACCGCCGCACCCGCCGAACCCACGGCTGCACCAACGACCGCACCCACCGAACCCACAGCGGCGCCGACTGCACCAACGGCTGCACCCACCGAACCCGCAGCAATGCCAAAGGGTGAGGTGGTCGTCTATACGACGCGCGCCGAAGCGTTGTTCAAACCGGTCATCGAAGCGTTCAATGCTGCCTACCCTGATATCAAGGTCACCGTTCTGAACGGAAGCAATAGCGAACTGGCTGCGCGTATTCTTGAGGAACGCGCCAATCCGAAAGCGGATGTGCTGATCAACTCGGATATTCTTACGATGGAGAACCTGGCTGCTGAAGGCGTGTTTGCGCCGAATAACTCGCCAGCAGTGATGGCTGTTCCGGCTGATTATCGCGCTGATGATGGCAGCTGGGTCGCGTTGACGCTCCGCGCGCGTGTCATCATGTACAATACAGACCTGGTTTCACCCGAAGAATTGCCGAAAAAGATGGTCGATCTCGCCGATCCGAAATGGAAGGACGTGATCGGCTCAGCCAACAGCACCAACGGCGCAATGATGGCGCAACTGGTCATCATGCGCAATCAACTCGGCGAGCCGGCGACCGAAGCCTTCATTCAGGGGTTGCTTGAGAACAACGCGCAGTTCTTCGGCGGGCATACCGATGTGCGTAAAGCGGTTGGCGCCGGCGAACTGAAACTCGGGCTGGTCAACCATTACTACTACCATCTCTCGAAGGCGGAAGGGGCGCCGGTTGGCGTCATCTACCCTGATCAGGAAGATGGCGGATTGGGATTGATGGTCAATTCGACTAATGCCGGTATCATCAAGGGCGGACCAAACCCGGAAATGGCACGCATCTTCGTCGATTTCATGCTTTCGCCTGCCGGGCAGAAGATCTATGCTGAGCGGAACTATGAGTACCCGATTGTGCCAGGTGTGCCGCTGGCAGAAGGAGTCGCGCCGCTCGATTCGTTCAGGTTGAACCCTTTCCCGCTCAAAACACTGCGGGATGAACTGGAACCAACCAGGGCGCTCGTCCAGAAGGTCGGTATGCCGTAA
- a CDS encoding ABC transporter permease: MKPAISLPYNRRMPRTAFLQRHPSALLNGMALLVGVLAIIPLVYILLRALEADAAIWERLWSRQIPSLMINTLALTATTVLLSALFGIGAAWLVERTDLPGARVWRVLLALPLAIPAYVAAICWLILFRRGGVVDQAAMEWLGFARGTFPLPQITNLWGATIIISLCVFPYVFLPVGAVFRSLDRSLEEAARMAGHSAWTTLWRVVLPLAMPAAAGGALLVALYVLSDFGTVAMLRYRTFTLAIFQQFAGQVDRSAAAILSFVLIGMAVPILYAAAWMARRERQMTRPRWQPRRLVRLGRWRPLALLAIGALTFFALGLPLLTLGGLTLQGWLFPTEVDRIWWVNNEGILRYGVNSVGLAVAAATGATFLAMFPALVAARRPGRWSSLLLAACQSPFALPGIIIGLSFVLLFNRWAPMLYGTVAVLVIGVVFRLLPQAVTANESALRAVSPPLEQAARTLGNNGFRTFQRVTLPVAAPGLLASWVLAFVTAMKELPTVILLRPPGFDTLPVRIWVAASESVHTQAAPAAFVLIAITIVTLLIIMRQQAGMERVLAHG; the protein is encoded by the coding sequence GTGAAACCCGCCATTTCGCTGCCCTACAACCGCAGAATGCCGCGAACCGCCTTCCTGCAACGGCATCCATCCGCGCTGCTGAACGGCATGGCGCTGCTGGTCGGCGTGCTGGCGATCATCCCGCTGGTCTATATTCTGCTGCGGGCGCTCGAAGCGGATGCCGCCATCTGGGAACGGCTCTGGTCAAGACAGATTCCGTCGCTCATGATCAACACGCTGGCGCTGACTGCGACGACGGTGCTGCTCAGCGCGCTGTTTGGCATCGGCGCGGCGTGGCTGGTCGAACGCACCGATCTGCCGGGCGCGCGCGTCTGGCGGGTGTTGCTGGCGCTTCCGCTGGCGATCCCGGCGTATGTGGCGGCGATCTGCTGGCTGATCCTGTTCCGTCGCGGCGGCGTGGTCGATCAGGCAGCGATGGAATGGCTAGGGTTCGCGCGTGGAACGTTCCCGTTGCCGCAGATCACCAACCTGTGGGGTGCGACGATTATTATCAGTCTGTGTGTGTTCCCCTATGTGTTTCTGCCGGTCGGCGCCGTATTCCGTTCACTCGACCGATCACTCGAAGAAGCGGCGCGTATGGCGGGGCATTCTGCATGGACGACACTCTGGCGCGTGGTGTTGCCGCTGGCGATGCCGGCTGCGGCGGGCGGGGCGCTCCTTGTGGCGCTGTATGTGCTCTCCGATTTCGGCACGGTGGCAATGCTCCGCTATCGAACCTTTACGCTCGCAATCTTTCAACAGTTTGCCGGTCAGGTTGATCGGTCGGCTGCTGCGATCCTGAGTTTTGTTCTGATCGGTATGGCCGTGCCGATCCTGTACGCTGCGGCATGGATGGCGCGCCGCGAACGCCAGATGACACGCCCGCGCTGGCAGCCGCGCCGCCTGGTGCGCCTGGGGCGCTGGCGACCGCTGGCGCTGCTGGCGATCGGCGCGCTGACCTTTTTCGCGCTTGGGCTGCCGCTGTTGACTCTTGGCGGGCTGACATTGCAGGGATGGCTGTTCCCGACCGAGGTTGACCGCATTTGGTGGGTCAATAATGAGGGGATTCTCCGCTATGGGGTGAACAGCGTCGGGCTTGCAGTTGCAGCAGCCACCGGCGCCACATTCCTGGCGATGTTTCCCGCGCTGGTTGCAGCCCGCCGACCGGGGCGCTGGAGCAGTCTGTTGCTTGCGGCATGCCAGAGTCCATTTGCGCTGCCGGGGATCATCATCGGGTTGAGTTTCGTGCTGCTCTTCAACCGCTGGGCGCCGATGCTGTACGGTACTGTGGCAGTGCTGGTGATCGGCGTTGTGTTCCGGTTGCTGCCACAGGCGGTCACCGCCAATGAGTCGGCGCTGCGCGCGGTTTCGCCTCCGCTCGAACAGGCGGCGCGCACACTGGGCAACAACGGCTTCCGCACCTTCCAGCGCGTGACGCTGCCGGTCGCCGCACCGGGGTTGCTCGCAAGTTGGGTGCTGGCATTCGTTACGGCGATGAAGGAGTTGCCGACGGTTATCCTTCTGCGACCGCCCGGCTTCGACACGCTGCCGGTGCGTATCTGGGTGGCTGCCAGTGAGTCGGTGCATACCCAGGCGGCGCCTGCCGCGTTCGTGCTGATTGCGATCACTATCGTCACCCTGCTGATCATCATGCGTCAGCAGGCGGGGATGGAGCGCGTGCTTGCGCATGGTTGA